TAGGGCAGTTCGTAGCGCAGGCCCAGTTCGACGAGCTTGGGCGTGAGGTACCAGCCGCGGCGCGACCAGGGCTTGCTGTAGAAGCCGTTCTCGCGGAACCAGGCCAGGTCGCGCACCTCGGCGCCGCCGGTGAGTTCGGCGGTGGCGGCCTTGCAGGCGGCATCCCAGATCTCATCGACCTCGTGCGGCACCGCCGGGTCGAGCGTGTAGTCGAAGCCCTCGCCCTTGAGCGGCACGCTGCCGGCGCCGCGGTTGATGGCCGAGTTGTACTCCCCAAGGATGCCGACGCGGCGGGCGAGCTCCGTCGAGATCCAGGTGAAGTCGCGCGTGTCGCCCTGCGGATCGACCACCGGCTGGCGCAGGATGAAGCCCTGGTGGTCCCAGTACTGCTCGATGTACTTGGTGCGGCCGAGGCGGATCAGCTGCAGGCTCTCCAGGTCGGTGGCTTCCGGCAGCAGGATGTCGGCCATCCAGTTGGTCTCGTCGATGGTGTAGGCGAAGGAGACCATGAAGGGGAAGCGCGCCATGGTTTCCGACAGGCCGCGCGTGTCCCAGAAGGAGATCGCCGGGTTGGTGCGGAAGGTGATCCACAGTTCCGGGAAGGCCGGGTCCATGAGGTTCTCCGGCGCCTCCTTCTGCCACATCCAGGCGAGGTGCGTCGGGCCGAGCGCCTGGCTCCAGGGACCGTTGCCGGCCAGCGGCACCAGGGTGCGGTGGGCGTTGCGGCCGGTCGGTTTGCGCATCCAGCGCTTCGGGTCGGTCGGGTTGAGGCCGTGCACCATGAAACCGTCCTCGCCGGGCTTGACGCTCTGCAGCCGGTCCTCGTGCGGGCGGTTGATGCGGATGGTGGTGCCGAGCGTGCCGCCCGGCACTTCCAGCGCGCCGACCAGCACGGCCATGACCGTGCGCGACCAGCAGCAGTCGAAGGCACCCCAGCCGTTGTTGACGGTCTTGCCGAGCGTCACCGAGACCGGACGGAAGGGCAGCACCTCGCCGTCGATATCGATGGTCTCGCCGACATGGGCGTGGTCGACGAACTCGTTGGCGACGCGGCGGATGCGCTCGGCCGGCACCTCGCAGACCTTTTCCGCCCACTCCGGCGAATACGGCTGCACGTGGGCCACCAGCTTGGCGAAGGACGGCTCGCACTCGACGTCGCGGTGCGTCCAGCGATCCTCGTCGGGCCCCTGTTCATACGCCGACGGCACGGTGAAGCGGCCCTCGAGGGCGGGCAGGGTGCCCGGCGTGTCGAAGGGCACGGCGGCGTTGCTGCGGGTGTCCCACAGCAGCGGCTTGCCGCTGGCCGGCTCGCGCAGGTAGTAGCCGTTCGGGCCGACCAGGTAGGGCGAGGCGGTGCGGTCGCGCAGGAAGGGCAGGTCGAGGTCCTCGCGCCGCCGCTCGTGCAGCATGACGTGGATGAGGGCGAACATGAAAGCGCCGTCGGTCTTCGGCTTGATGGGGATCCACTCGGCGGAGGCGGCGGCGGTGACGCCCAGGTGCGGCTCGACATAGACGCGCTTCATGCCGCGCACGCGTGCCTTGGCGTGGCGGGCGGCGGCGCAGACGCCGCCGGTGACCTCGACGTTGGCGCCGAAGGCGATGTTGTATTCCGTGTAGGGCGTGTCGGCGGCGACGGTGAAGGCGCGGTGCCAGTATTCGCCGTAGAGGTGCTCGGAGTGCACGCACTTGACGCCCTGGCCGGAGCCGAAGCTGAAGTCCATCGGCCCCCAGGCGGAGAGGAAGGCCGGGAAGGTGCCCATGTAGTTGGAGGGTGTGCCGCCGTGGCCGAAGCTGGCTGCCACGCGCGGCAGGCCGGCCTCGTCGATGATGCCCTTGGCGCGAATGTCGCGCATCTTCGCGGCGACGATGTCGAGCGCCTCGTCCCAGGAGATCGGTTCGAAGCCGGGATCCTCTCCGATCCCCTTCTTCGGGTTGGTGCGCCGCATCGGCGACAGAACCCGGTGCGGCGAATAGGTTTTCTGTATCAGGCCGTAGGCCTTGACGCAGGGCTTGCCGTCGCCGGGGTGGATGCCTCGGCCGTTGAAGTTCGGCGCCACCTCGGTGGCGACGCCGTTCTCCACCTTCACCGCCAGCAGGTCGGGGCCCGCCACGCAGTTGAAGCAGTAGGTCGGCACCCATTTCGCTTCTGTGTTCGATCCCATCTGGCCTCCCGCCTTCAAACGATACAAAAAATAACTTAGAAAAAGATAAATATGTATCGAGTGTAGACGGCTTGGCGTGCCATTGAAATATGCAATAAAAAGCACAAGCCGGAGTTATGAATATGCTGATGCTTGCAGCAGGAGCCCGGCGCGACAGCCGGTTGTGATGCGCCGACTCTGCTTGTCAGCGTCCTTTTCGTGCCAGTTCGGCGTGGCGGAAGCAGCCGACGAGGTGGTCGTTCACCATGCCGGTGGCCTGCATGTGGGCGTAGCAGATGGTGGAGCCGACGAACTTGAAGCCGCGTGCCTTGAGGTCGCGGCTGAGCGCATCGGATTCCTTGGTGCTGGCGGGCACCTGCTTCAGCGTCCTGCGGCGGTTCACGATCGGCTTGCCGTCGACGAAGCGCCAGACGTAGTCATCGAAGCTGCCGAACGCCTCCTGCACTTCGAGGAAGCGCTGCGCATTGTTGATGGCGGCCTCGATCTTAAGGCGGTTGCGCACGATGCCAGCGTCGGCAAGCAGGCGTTCGACCTGGCGTGGGCCGAAGCGGGCGACCTTGGCCGCCTCGAAGCCGGCGAAGGCGCGGCGATAGGCTTCGCGCTTCTTCAGGATGGTGATCCAGGACAGGCCGGCCTGCGCGCCCTCGAGGATGAGGAACTCGAAGAGCAGCCGGTCGTCGTGCACCGGCACGCCCCATTCCGTGTCGTGGTAGGCGACGTAGAGCGGATCGCTGCCGCACCAGCCGCAGCGCGTGAGTGTGCCCGTCATGGCAGGCTGAAGTAGATGACGGCGCCGGCGCCGGGACTGCCCTCGGCGCGGACGCGGCCGCCGTGGCGCTGGATGATGCGCTGGACGGTGGCCAGCCCGATGCCGGTGCCGGAGAATTCGTCGGGCCGGTGCAGGCGCTGGAAGGGCTGGAACAGCTTGCCGGCATAGGCCGGGTCGAAGCCGACGCCGTTGTCGCGGACGAAGTAGGCGCGCTCGCCGTCGATTTCCCGGGTGCCGAATTCGATGCGCGCGGTTTCGTTCCGCGAAGTGAACTTCCAGGCATTGTCGAGCAGGTTCTCGAGGACGATGCGCAACAGCGTCGGATCGGCCTGCGCCGTTAAGGCTTCGGCAATGACGATCTCGGGACGATGACGCGAATGCTGCGCAAGCTCCAGCAGGACGGTCCGTGCCATGGAGGAGAGATCGACTTCGCGGCGGTGCAGCGACATGCGCGTGATGCGCGCCAGTTCGATCATGTCGTCGATGGTCTGGGAGAGGCGCTGGCTGGCTTTGCGGATGCGCTCCAGGTGTTCTCGGCCGGCGTCGTCGAGACGGGTGCCGTAATCCTCGGCGAGGATGTGGGCGAAGCCGTCGATCCCGCGCAGGGGCGCGCGCAGATCGTGCGAGACCGAGTAGGAGAAGGCTTCCAGTTCGCGGTTGGAAGCTTCCAGGGCGGCGGTTCGCTCGCGCACGCGCTGCTCCAGGCCCTCGTTGAGCTGGCGGATCTCCTGCTGGGCGGCTTCCAGCGAGTCGATGTCCTGGTTGACGATGACGGCGCCGCGGATGGCGCCTTGGGCATCGAACAGGGGAATCGCCGAATTGAGGATGGTCTTGCGGCTGCCGTCGAAGCACTGGATGACGATCTTCTCGTTGATCGAGGTTTCCCCCTTGGAGAAAGCCCGTGCGGCGGCCCATTCCCCGGGCTGGATTTCGCGGCCGTTGTCGGCCCACCAGCCCCTGTATTCGCCGAGTTGCTCGACGCCGACATAGCGGGCGCCGGCCCAGATGCGGGTGGCGGCGGGGTTGCTGCGGCTGATGCGGCCCTGGCCGTCCATCAGCCAGATGCCCACGGGCAGGGAATCCATCACCGCCTCGAGCAACTGGCGCTCGCGCTGCACGGCTTCCTCCGCACGATGGCGCTCGGTAATGTCCGTGAACACGCCGATGTAACGCAAAGGTTTCCCCGCCTCGTCGCGCACGACGGTGATGCTGAGCAGTTCCGGGTACACCTCGCCGTTCTTGCGGCGGTTCCAGATTTCGCCGCTCCAGTAGCCGTCGCGCACGATCGCCTGCCACATCGCTGCGTAGAAGGCGCGGTCCTGGCGGCCGGACTGCAGCAGGCTGGGGTTGCGGCCCAGCACTTCCGCTTCCGTGTAGCCGGTGATCTCGGTGAAGGCGCGATTGACCGAGATGATGTTCTGCTCGGCGTCGGTGACGGTGACGCCTTCCCGGCTGTTCTCGAAGACGGTGGCGGCGAGGCGCAGCTGGATTTCGGCGCGCTTGCGCTCTGCGATGTCGCGGGCGACGCTCATGACGGCGGGGCGGCCGTGCAGGGTGATGCGCACCGCCGCCGTCTCGACGTTCACGATGTCGCCATCCAGCGTCAGGTAGCGCCGCTCCATCAGGGGCAGCATGGCTTCCGTCCCGCTTTCCATGAGTTCCAGGCGCGCCTCCTTGTGCGGCCAGTCCTCGGGCGTGACCAGGTCGCGCAGCGGGCGGCCGAGGAGGGCCTGCGGCGAAGCCGCCCGGTGCAGGGCCAGGGCCGCCTTGTTGGCGAGCACGACGACCCGGTCCTGCAGCACCATGATGGCGTCCGGCGACAGCTCGAACAGGAGCCGGTAGCGCTCCTCGCTCTCGCGCAGGGCCATTTCCGAGGCCTTCCGTTCGGTGATGTCCTTGCCGGTGCCGCGGTAGCCGGCAAAGCGTCCGTCCGGACTGAAAATTGGCCGCCCGCTGACGACGAACCAGCGCAGGCTTCCGTCCGGCGAGCGCATGCGGTAGGTGAAGTCGTGGAACGGCTCGTGCCCCTCCAGCAGCGCCCGGTGCCTGGCCCAGTCCGCCTCGCCGACCCCCTCGATCGGCAGTTCCCAGCGCAACTTGCCGATGGTGGAGGACGCGTCTACGCCGCTCTTGCTGGAGACGCCGACGGACATCTGGGTAAAACGGAAGCGTTCGTCCTGTTCCCAGTACCAGTCGGAGGACAGTTCGGCGAGGTCGCGGAAGCGCGCTTCGCTTTCCCGGAGGTCGCGCGTGACTTCCTTGGCGTGGCGTTCCGCAAGGCGGCGCGAGCGTACCAGCGCGTGCGCCAGCGCTGCCAGCAGCAAAGTCAGTGTCAGCAGGACGGCGGGCACGTAGATGGCGAGGTGGCGCTGGGGAAACAGGATCAGTTCCGGGCCGGCCTCGAGGGTCAGATGCCATTGCGTGCCCTGTACGTCGACATTGCGCTGCGCGGTGTAGCGCACGCCGCCGGCAGGGGCGGTTTCGCTGCCGGACAGGATGGGCACGTTGGCTTCGGGCGCGCCACCCGGCGGCAGGGCGGCGACGCGCAGCCGTACCTGCTGGTCGCGCAACTGCGCGACCAGCGGCGCGAGCATCCTGTCGAGATTGACCGTGATGGCAACCACGCCCGTCAGCCCTCTGCCTGTCAGGGCGAAGCGCGGCGGCTGCGAGTCCGTGTGGTACACGGGCGCGAGGAAGGCCAGCACGGGCGTGCCGGCGTTCGTCCGGTCGTGCGCAAAGGGCAGTGTCGCCGCCAGTGCGCCTTCCGCTTCCAGCCGCCCGAGCACCGCGGTCACGGATGGATTGTCGGTAAGTCTCAGGCCGGGCAGCCATTCGTTCCCGGCGGCGGGCTCGGCGTGGCGGATGAACAGGTTGCCGCCCCGGCGCTCCGCGAAGAAATAGGCCTGAATGGGGTGGGTGCCCGCATGCAGGCGCAGGATGTCGACGAACCCGCGGAATTGTCCGGCGGGCATCCCGGGCAGGTCCAGGAACGAGGCCTGCAGGGCCCGTGTCAGGCCGGCGAAGTGGGCGACATGCTCGGCGAGATTGCCGGCGGTCAGGTCGGCCAGCGCGTTCAGGCGATCGTCGGCCTTTTCCCGGACATGGCGGTCGGCCAGCACGCCGCCGATGATGCTCAACGCGAGGCCGAGCAACAGCACCGCCGGGACGGTCCATCGCGCAACACGGGTATCAGGAAGCGAGCCGGTCATTTGTCGAGGCTGCAATGGTTTTGGCAGCCATGCAGGCTTTATGCCTTAATCAGCCATAACGGCGCAAGCGCGAAATACTAAACCGTGTGAGCAGCAGGGGAATTCAGGGCAGGGTGAAGTAGAAGGCGGCGCCCTGGTCCGGCGCGCCTTCCGCCCAGACGCGCCCGCCGTGGCGGCGCAGGATGCGATAGACGATGGCCAGGCCGATGCCTGTGCCCTCGAAGCGCTTGGCATCGTGCAGGCGCTGGAAGGGCTTGAACAGCTTGTCGGCATAGGCCATCTCGAAGCCGGCCCCGTTGTCCCTGACGCAGAAGACCTTGCCGCCGTCCGTCGTGCAGAGGGTTATTTCGATGCGGGCATCGGGGCGCTCGGCGGTGAATTTCCAGGCATTGCGCAGCAGGTTGTCGAGCAGGGTCTTCAGCAGGACGGGATCGCCCCGGGCGGTGAGGTTATCGGCGATGTGCCAGTCGACCTTGCGTTCCGGCGCCTGCTCCTCC
The window above is part of the Denitratisoma sp. genome. Proteins encoded here:
- a CDS encoding molybdopterin-dependent oxidoreductase; this translates as MGSNTEAKWVPTYCFNCVAGPDLLAVKVENGVATEVAPNFNGRGIHPGDGKPCVKAYGLIQKTYSPHRVLSPMRRTNPKKGIGEDPGFEPISWDEALDIVAAKMRDIRAKGIIDEAGLPRVAASFGHGGTPSNYMGTFPAFLSAWGPMDFSFGSGQGVKCVHSEHLYGEYWHRAFTVAADTPYTEYNIAFGANVEVTGGVCAAARHAKARVRGMKRVYVEPHLGVTAAASAEWIPIKPKTDGAFMFALIHVMLHERRREDLDLPFLRDRTASPYLVGPNGYYLREPASGKPLLWDTRSNAAVPFDTPGTLPALEGRFTVPSAYEQGPDEDRWTHRDVECEPSFAKLVAHVQPYSPEWAEKVCEVPAERIRRVANEFVDHAHVGETIDIDGEVLPFRPVSVTLGKTVNNGWGAFDCCWSRTVMAVLVGALEVPGGTLGTTIRINRPHEDRLQSVKPGEDGFMVHGLNPTDPKRWMRKPTGRNAHRTLVPLAGNGPWSQALGPTHLAWMWQKEAPENLMDPAFPELWITFRTNPAISFWDTRGLSETMARFPFMVSFAYTIDETNWMADILLPEATDLESLQLIRLGRTKYIEQYWDHQGFILRQPVVDPQGDTRDFTWISTELARRVGILGEYNSAINRGAGSVPLKGEGFDYTLDPAVPHEVDEIWDAACKAATAELTGGAEVRDLAWFRENGFYSKPWSRRGWYLTPKLVELGLRYELPYQERLTRSGRELERRLHEQGIHWWDNQLTEYQFLPAWHDMPGLWEKALVNQGARPEDFPFWLLTTKSMQFHASGNASIQLMDELSQNVRGHRGVVMNTRTAEQLGIEEGDLVDIVSTVRTTRGPAILNQGIRPDTLLIVGQFDHWATPYAKDIKAPSLNTVAPMSLELTDATGSGSDVVRVALRKVA
- a CDS encoding PAS domain S-box protein; the encoded protein is MTGSLPDTRVARWTVPAVLLLGLALSIIGGVLADRHVREKADDRLNALADLTAGNLAEHVAHFAGLTRALQASFLDLPGMPAGQFRGFVDILRLHAGTHPIQAYFFAERRGGNLFIRHAEPAAGNEWLPGLRLTDNPSVTAVLGRLEAEGALAATLPFAHDRTNAGTPVLAFLAPVYHTDSQPPRFALTGRGLTGVVAITVNLDRMLAPLVAQLRDQQVRLRVAALPPGGAPEANVPILSGSETAPAGGVRYTAQRNVDVQGTQWHLTLEAGPELILFPQRHLAIYVPAVLLTLTLLLAALAHALVRSRRLAERHAKEVTRDLRESEARFRDLAELSSDWYWEQDERFRFTQMSVGVSSKSGVDASSTIGKLRWELPIEGVGEADWARHRALLEGHEPFHDFTYRMRSPDGSLRWFVVSGRPIFSPDGRFAGYRGTGKDITERKASEMALRESEERYRLLFELSPDAIMVLQDRVVVLANKAALALHRAASPQALLGRPLRDLVTPEDWPHKEARLELMESGTEAMLPLMERRYLTLDGDIVNVETAAVRITLHGRPAVMSVARDIAERKRAEIQLRLAATVFENSREGVTVTDAEQNIISVNRAFTEITGYTEAEVLGRNPSLLQSGRQDRAFYAAMWQAIVRDGYWSGEIWNRRKNGEVYPELLSITVVRDEAGKPLRYIGVFTDITERHRAEEAVQRERQLLEAVMDSLPVGIWLMDGQGRISRSNPAATRIWAGARYVGVEQLGEYRGWWADNGREIQPGEWAAARAFSKGETSINEKIVIQCFDGSRKTILNSAIPLFDAQGAIRGAVIVNQDIDSLEAAQQEIRQLNEGLEQRVRERTAALEASNRELEAFSYSVSHDLRAPLRGIDGFAHILAEDYGTRLDDAGREHLERIRKASQRLSQTIDDMIELARITRMSLHRREVDLSSMARTVLLELAQHSRHRPEIVIAEALTAQADPTLLRIVLENLLDNAWKFTSRNETARIEFGTREIDGERAYFVRDNGVGFDPAYAGKLFQPFQRLHRPDEFSGTGIGLATVQRIIQRHGGRVRAEGSPGAGAVIYFSLP
- a CDS encoding DNA-3-methyladenine glycosylase I, with protein sequence MTGTLTRCGWCGSDPLYVAYHDTEWGVPVHDDRLLFEFLILEGAQAGLSWITILKKREAYRRAFAGFEAAKVARFGPRQVERLLADAGIVRNRLKIEAAINNAQRFLEVQEAFGSFDDYVWRFVDGKPIVNRRRTLKQVPASTKESDALSRDLKARGFKFVGSTICYAHMQATGMVNDHLVGCFRHAELARKGR